Proteins from one Phaenicophaeus curvirostris isolate KB17595 chromosome 16, BPBGC_Pcur_1.0, whole genome shotgun sequence genomic window:
- the SOCS1 gene encoding suppressor of cytokine signaling 1 — MVAHSKVSADNAVAADPRCLLDPPARDRSQARGYHGPGRPSTLQAQSNTHFRTFRSQADFSSITRASSLLDACGFYWGPLTVNAAHEKLKSEPEGTFLIRDSTQKNCFFAISVKTATGPTSIRINFQTGRFSLDGSKETFDCLFKLLEHYLSSPRKVLVTPLRKVRVQPLQELCRKSIVKTFGRDNLNQIPLNPVLKDYLKSFPFQI; from the coding sequence ATGGTAGCGCACAGCAAGGTGTCAGCAGATAATGCAGTTGCAGCGGACCCGAGATGTCTCCTTGACCCCCCAGCACGGGATCGTTCGCAGGCTCGAGGTTACCACGGCCCAGGCCGGCCCAGCACTCTGCAGGCCCAGAGCAACACGCACTTTCGAACCTTTCGCTCGCAAGCGGATTTTAGTAGCATCACTCGAGCAAGCAGCCTGCTGGATGCCTGTGGCTTTTACTGGGGACCTCTGACTGTCAACGCTGCCCACGAGAAGCTGAAGTCTGAGCCTGAGGGCACCTTCCTCATCAGGGACAGCACGCAAAAGAATTGCTTCTTTGCCATCAGTGTTAAGACTGCAACTGGGCCCACCAGCATCCGGATAAACTTTCAGACTGGGCGTTTCAGCCTGGATGGCAGCAAAGAGACTTTCGACTGTCTTTTTAAGCTGCTGGAACATTACCTAAGCTCCCCGAGGAAGGTACTGGTTACCCCACTGCGCAAAGTCCGCGTGCAGCCCCTGCAGGAGCTCTGCCGGAAAAGCATTGTGAAGACTTTTGGAAGAGACAACTTAAACCAGATCCCTCTCAATCCTGTTCTTAAGGACTATCTGAAATCCTTCCCATTTCAGATATAA